From a region of the Mycobacterium sp. SMC-8 genome:
- a CDS encoding Rv1355c family protein, which translates to MSFESFRAQTDDAEPAGQRDAATAVVLDPDDTADQETLRSLRQDPAIIFLDRSAQQADTLARLLPAPEPELTAEPRRWVHYPWRRTVIGMLGPRSYARVRSDRNRNLITAQEQEALAALRIGVVGLSVGHAVAHTLAMQGLCGELRLADFDELELSNLNRVPATVFDIGVNKAIIAARRIAEVDPYITVRVMDSGLTADTVAEFLDGIDIVVEECDSLDVKALVREAARIRRQPVLMATSDRGLIDVERFDLEPERPIFHGLLGDVDASALAGLDSRDKIPHVLRIIDGANLSSRGAASLVEVGQSLSTWPQLVGDVLVGAAAVAEAVRRIGLGEPLSSGRVRVDTAAALDALTDPMDAGPQPEWEPPAQDDEQIRDPVQAVAVAANRAPSGGNVQPWHIESGHNVVTIRLAPEYQSTIDVGLRGSAVAVGAAAFNARVAAAAHKMIGSVTYVEGDERAPLAAVIELVDGTDDDLAPLYPALSARETNRRHGTGAPVPQEAMDALHAAARREGSRLEVLVDRDVIDRIGVLLAETDRIRYLTPRLHADMASELRWPGDDFPDSGIDVRSLELGTAELVTLDILRRPEVMSLLHSWDAGAVLGADTRVRIAKSSALALIMTDDLSLTGYARGGSAAESVWIAAAQHGLSVQPISPAFLYAHHRDELDELSPLFAPELADLQSQFRGLTGERPGETTVLILRLACAPPASVRSRRRPVTNTDAPVS; encoded by the coding sequence GTGAGCTTTGAGAGCTTCCGTGCGCAAACGGATGACGCCGAACCCGCCGGACAGCGCGATGCCGCAACCGCGGTGGTCCTCGATCCCGACGACACCGCCGACCAGGAGACCTTGCGGTCTCTGCGTCAGGACCCGGCGATCATCTTCCTCGATCGCAGCGCACAGCAGGCCGACACGCTGGCCCGGCTGCTGCCGGCGCCGGAACCGGAGCTGACCGCCGAACCCCGGCGGTGGGTGCACTATCCGTGGCGGCGCACCGTGATCGGGATGCTGGGTCCGCGTTCCTACGCCCGCGTGCGCTCCGACCGCAACCGCAACCTGATCACCGCACAGGAGCAGGAGGCGCTCGCCGCGTTGCGCATCGGTGTGGTGGGCCTGAGCGTGGGCCACGCGGTCGCTCACACGCTGGCGATGCAGGGGCTGTGCGGCGAGCTTCGTCTGGCTGACTTCGATGAACTCGAGCTGTCCAATCTGAACCGGGTTCCGGCCACGGTGTTCGACATCGGCGTGAACAAGGCCATCATCGCCGCCCGCAGGATCGCCGAGGTGGATCCGTATATCACTGTGCGGGTGATGGATTCGGGGCTGACGGCGGACACCGTCGCCGAATTCCTCGACGGCATCGACATCGTGGTCGAGGAGTGTGACTCGCTCGACGTGAAAGCGCTTGTCCGCGAAGCGGCACGCATCCGTCGGCAGCCGGTGTTGATGGCCACCAGCGACCGCGGCCTGATCGACGTCGAGAGATTCGATCTCGAACCGGAGCGACCGATCTTCCATGGGCTGCTCGGCGATGTCGACGCGTCGGCACTGGCCGGCCTCGACAGCCGGGACAAGATTCCGCACGTGCTGCGGATCATCGACGGCGCCAACCTGTCCTCGCGGGGTGCGGCCTCGCTGGTGGAGGTCGGCCAGAGCCTGTCGACCTGGCCTCAGCTCGTCGGCGATGTGCTCGTGGGTGCCGCGGCGGTCGCCGAGGCCGTGCGCAGAATCGGCCTCGGCGAGCCGCTCTCGTCGGGCCGGGTGCGTGTGGACACGGCAGCGGCCCTCGACGCTCTGACCGACCCGATGGACGCCGGGCCGCAACCCGAGTGGGAACCTCCGGCGCAGGACGACGAACAGATCCGGGACCCGGTGCAGGCGGTGGCCGTCGCGGCGAATCGTGCGCCGTCGGGAGGCAATGTGCAGCCCTGGCACATCGAGTCCGGTCACAACGTCGTCACGATCCGACTGGCCCCGGAATATCAGTCGACGATCGACGTCGGATTGCGCGGCAGCGCGGTGGCCGTCGGCGCCGCCGCGTTCAACGCCCGCGTCGCTGCCGCGGCGCACAAGATGATCGGTTCGGTGACCTACGTCGAGGGCGACGAACGTGCCCCACTGGCCGCCGTGATCGAACTCGTCGACGGCACCGACGACGATCTCGCGCCACTGTATCCGGCGCTCTCGGCGCGGGAGACCAACCGCAGACACGGAACGGGCGCGCCGGTGCCGCAGGAGGCGATGGACGCCCTGCACGCCGCGGCACGACGCGAGGGATCACGGCTGGAGGTTCTCGTCGATCGGGACGTGATCGACCGGATCGGCGTGCTGTTGGCCGAGACCGACCGCATTCGCTATCTGACGCCGCGCCTTCACGCCGACATGGCCTCGGAGCTGCGCTGGCCCGGCGACGATTTCCCAGATTCCGGAATCGATGTGCGGAGCCTGGAACTCGGCACGGCAGAGCTGGTCACCCTCGACATCCTGCGCCGTCCTGAGGTGATGTCGCTGCTGCACTCCTGGGATGCCGGAGCGGTGCTCGGCGCCGACACCCGGGTTCGTATCGCGAAAAGCTCCGCACTCGCGCTGATCATGACCGACGACCTGTCCCTGACCGGTTATGCCCGGGGTGGCTCCGCGGCCGAGTCCGTGTGGATCGCCGCTGCGCAGCACGGCCTTTCGGTGCAACCGATATCCCCGGCATTCCTCTATGCCCACCATCGCGACGAACTTGACGAGCTCTCACCGCTATTCGCACCCGAGCTCGCCGATCTGCAATCGCAGTTCCGTGGCCTGACGGGTGAGCGTCCCGGCGAGACCACCGTTCTGATCCTCAGACTCGCCTGTGCACCACCTGCATCGGTGCGCAGTCGGAGACGGCCCGTCACAAATACTGACGCGCCCGTATCC